One window of Hydractinia symbiolongicarpus strain clone_291-10 chromosome 3, HSymV2.1, whole genome shotgun sequence genomic DNA carries:
- the LOC130636027 gene encoding uncharacterized protein LOC130636027, with product MTQVRNLPTSTVNDIGAFRRPTMLHTSSSTMSRKRVGAAAENYVLKVVLADIENKKIVNQKRISFITITEAEANVNAITEMAKTRFEDRTLVLVQGGGLRYEDSAATRGISFWKAAARKVYAVKANDLETFDYFTPRRTSTQSINFEEIKEKLADLTSLVQSGVILTCVDQDTREAAQRALSSVKICEKAKQSFECLICRGLSRSPVKMGSCCRRIIGCGECVDRWFLENQNCPHCRSNELDAIFETNNFDGVLAEIRSVFPN from the exons ATGACTCAGGTTAGAAACCTACCGACATCAACGGTCAATGACATCGGCGCGTTTCGAAGGCCAACAATGTTGCATACATCTTCGTCCACGATGTCGCGTAAACGTGTAGGTGCGGCTGCGGAGAACtatgttttaaaagttgttctGGCGGATATAGAGAACAAAAAAATCG TTAATCAGAAACGAATTTCGTTTATAACAATAACGGAAGCAGAAGCAAACGTCAACGCAATCACGGAGATGGCAAAAACACGATTCGAAGATCGAACGTTGGTGTTAGTGCAAGGAGGTGGTTTACGATACGAGGACTCCGCAGCCACAAgag GAATAAGCTTCTGGAAAGCCGCGGCTCGGAAGGTTTATGCAGTAAAAGCCAATGATCTCGAAACATTTGATTATTTTACGCCACGAAGAACAAGCACACAGTCCATTAATTTTG aagaaataaaGGAAAAACTTGCTGACCTCACCAGCCTCGTCCAATCTGGCGTGATTTTAACTTGTGTGGACCAAGATACACGAGAGGCAGCACAACGAGCATTATCATCTGTAAAGATCTGTGAGAAGGCAAAACAAAGCTTCGAGTGCTTGATATGTCGTGGGTTGAGCCGGAGTCCGGTGAAAATGGGTTCCTGCTGCAGAAGAATAATTGGTTGTGGCGAATGTGTAGATCGCTGGTTTTTAGAAAATCAAAATTGCCCACATTGCAGGTCCAACGAACTCGacgcaatttttgaaactaatAATTTTGATGGAGTGCTTGCAGAAATACGTTCTGTCTTTccgaattaa
- the LOC130636891 gene encoding uncharacterized protein LOC130636891 — MDNIDRDYIVNVAKQHKTFKEISEFLKATNPGVRGFSERSVKRYCSKHDIRLRINQQKIENIVASAVKEVGPTYGRKMMTGYIKQKHGFNVSQKRIGKALSTVSPAYHARRQTDTARSVNPIPYRADYFGHKLHIDQNEKLVMYGTTHVVALDGHSRFVVAAATMPVKSNPVIYSHIYRKVLTTYCMFDQVRVDHGREFFLMLGMQEYLANIRGDQLSLPYQQTESKRNLPIERFWVEVNGRVNYPIKSILVDMDNSLIIDMNNNIHKFCVSFVTCKAANFGLQTLVRAWNCHPIPGRGVPLNIKEMTTRYPPVQQSNVPDTATAMQIYNQTYQGRISEPNQFGDDPLKDHPQFLANRNREFNEICNIEQIYNDVVNENDRSFRHAVHCFIDITERYNALL, encoded by the exons ATGGATAACATTGACCGAGATTACATTGTAAATGTGGCTAAACAACATAAAACCTTCAAGGAAATTAGCGAGTTTTTGAAAGCGACAAATCCTGGTGTTCGTGGATTTTCTGAACGTTCGGTTAAACGTTACTGTTCGAAACATGACATCCGCCTACGTataaaccaacaaaaaatagagaacaTCGTGGCTTCAGCTGTTAAAGAA GTTGGTCCTACATACGGTCGCAAAATGATGACTGGTTACATTAAGCAAAAACACGGTTTCAATGTCAGTCAAAAAAGAATTGGAAAGGCCCTGTCAACTGTTTCGCCAGCATATCACGCAAGACGTCAAACAGATACCGCAAGATCTGTTAATCCTATCCCTTACAGGGCTGACTATTTTGGTCACAAACTTCATATAGACCAAAACGAAAAATTAGTAATGTACGGTACAACGCATGTCGTAGCATTGGACGGTCACAGTCGCTTTGTTGTTGCTGCTGCTACAATGCCAGTCAAAAGCAACCCCGTGATATATTCGCATATATACAG aaaggTATTGACCACATATTGCATGTTTGACCAAGTTCGGGTGGACCACGGGAGAGAATTTTTTCTCATGCTGGGGATGCAGGAGTATCTGGCAAATATTCGTGGTGACCAATTAAGTTTACCTTATCAACAAACAGAATCGAAAAGG AATCTACCAATTGAAAGATTTTGGGTTGAAGTTAATGGTCGAGTTAATTATCCAATCAAATCAATACTAGTCGACATGGACAATTCATTGATTATAGACATGAATAACAATATTCATAAGTTCTGCGTTTCTTTTGTCACCTGCAAAGCTGCAAACTTTGGGCTGCAAACATTGGTAAGAGCCTGGAACTGTCACCCAATACCTGGTAG AGGAGTTCCATTGAATATTAAAGAGATGACAACTCGATATCCTCCAGTGCAGCAGAGTAATGTCCCAGACACCGCAACAGCTATGCAAATATACAACCAAACATATCAAGGACGGATTTCTGAGCCTAACCAATTCGGTGACGATCCCTTAAAAGACCATCCACAGTTTTTAGCTAATCGAAACAGAGAGTTTAATGAAATCTGTAATATTGAACAAATTTATAACGATGTTGTGAACGAAAATGATAGATCGTTTCGACATGCCGTACATTGTTTTATTGATATCACTGAAAGATACAACGCTCTTTTGTAA
- the LOC130636026 gene encoding uncharacterized protein LOC130636026 isoform X1, which translates to MDSSFIFYNGRDGDRTERTLRRSQVSVQRLAMIYKLDVTSVYITEEFGSSEFPNPDGTFDCLRESPSGTYYQVEGEPHQGMTQVRNLPTSTVNDIGAFRRPTMLHTSSSTMSRKRVGAAAENYVLKVVLADIENKKIVNQKRISFITITEAEANVDAITEMAKTRFEDRTLVLVQGGGLRYEDSAATRGISFWKAAARKVYAVKANDLETFDYFTPRRTSTQSINFEEIKEKLADLTSLVQSGVILTCVDQDTREAAQRALSSVKICEKAKQSFECLA; encoded by the exons ATGGattcttcatttattttttacaatggcCGTGACGGGGATCGCACAGAAAGAACACTGCGGAGAAGCCAAGTATCAGTCCAAAGACTGGCAATGATTTACAAG CTTGACGTTACATCGGTGTACATAACAGAGGAGTTCGGTTCCTCAGAATTTCCGAATCCGGATGGGACGTTTGATTGCCTTCGGGAGTCGCCTTCTGGCACGTATTACCAAGTGGAGGGAGAACCACATCAAGGCATGACTCAGGTTAGAAACCTACCGACATCAACGGTCAATGACATCGGCGCGTTTCGAAGGCCAACAATGTTGCATACATCTTCGTCCACGATGTCGCGTAAACGTGTAGGTGCGGCTGCGGAGAACtatgttttaaaagttgttctGGCGGATATAGAGAACAAAAAAATCG TTAATCAGAAACGAATTTCGTTTATAACAATAACGGAAGCAGAAGCAAACGTCGACGCAATCACGGAGATGGCAAAAACACGATTCGAAGATCGAACGTTGGTGTTAGTGCAAGGAGGTGGTTTACGATACGAGGACTCCGCAGCCACAAgag GAATAAGCTTCTGGAAAGCCGCGGCTCGGAAGGTTTATGCAGTAAAAGCCAATGATCTCGAAACATTTGATTATTTTACGCCACGAAGAACAAGCACACAGTCCATTAATTTTG aagaaATAAAGGAAAAACTTGCTGACCTCACCAGCCTCGTCCAATCTGGCGTGATTTTAACTTGTGTGGACCAAGATACACGAGAGGCAGCACAACGAGCATTATCATCTGTAAAGATCTGTGAGAAGGCAAAACAAAGCTTCGAGTGCTTGGCTTGA
- the LOC130636026 gene encoding uncharacterized protein LOC130636026 isoform X2 has translation MDSSFIFYNGRDGDRTERTLRRSQVSVQRLAMIYKLDVTSVYITEEFGSSEFPNPDGTFDCLRESPSGTYYQVEGEPHQGMTQVRNLPTSTVNDIGAFRRPTMLHTSSSTMSRKRVGAAAENYVLKVVLADIENKKIVNQKRISFITITEAEANVDAITEMAKTRFEDRTLVLVQGGGLRYEDSAATRGISFWKAAARKVYAVKANDLETFDYFTPRRTSTQSINFEIKEKLADLTSLVQSGVILTCVDQDTREAAQRALSSVKICEKAKQSFECLA, from the exons ATGGattcttcatttattttttacaatggcCGTGACGGGGATCGCACAGAAAGAACACTGCGGAGAAGCCAAGTATCAGTCCAAAGACTGGCAATGATTTACAAG CTTGACGTTACATCGGTGTACATAACAGAGGAGTTCGGTTCCTCAGAATTTCCGAATCCGGATGGGACGTTTGATTGCCTTCGGGAGTCGCCTTCTGGCACGTATTACCAAGTGGAGGGAGAACCACATCAAGGCATGACTCAGGTTAGAAACCTACCGACATCAACGGTCAATGACATCGGCGCGTTTCGAAGGCCAACAATGTTGCATACATCTTCGTCCACGATGTCGCGTAAACGTGTAGGTGCGGCTGCGGAGAACtatgttttaaaagttgttctGGCGGATATAGAGAACAAAAAAATCG TTAATCAGAAACGAATTTCGTTTATAACAATAACGGAAGCAGAAGCAAACGTCGACGCAATCACGGAGATGGCAAAAACACGATTCGAAGATCGAACGTTGGTGTTAGTGCAAGGAGGTGGTTTACGATACGAGGACTCCGCAGCCACAAgag GAATAAGCTTCTGGAAAGCCGCGGCTCGGAAGGTTTATGCAGTAAAAGCCAATGATCTCGAAACATTTGATTATTTTACGCCACGAAGAACAAGCACACAGTCCATTAATTTTG aaATAAAGGAAAAACTTGCTGACCTCACCAGCCTCGTCCAATCTGGCGTGATTTTAACTTGTGTGGACCAAGATACACGAGAGGCAGCACAACGAGCATTATCATCTGTAAAGATCTGTGAGAAGGCAAAACAAAGCTTCGAGTGCTTGGCTTGA